In a genomic window of Caldivirga sp.:
- a CDS encoding VWA domain-containing protein — protein sequence MEENDIEKFISMVLSRVYQYLVNHQDVVSPGSVRSYEYALRDIMANILISGGGNIEDKLIRVGVENLYTSVSVNNGADKRKILEEAFRYALSLLNDVHRRNEDEISSDEEELVRGNVGKSQLNSSSDNKDSGTGQLINQELGTGNESSDDMANVIYDVFYGSVGTMNFINLAQLLNMFVNPMAHITEKVKVLRRLAKYLASYGLLPRQGKGGSRVFKALDNVAREPTIGNAFRVSRFTEHSNYPTYITGVREYKIGDPAYRIDLDKTSMNMVRKTFLNKPMSTRDIVVREYADVKLMDIVLCLDTSGSMKEFSGVYMKMDIAKEAIVKYIRYLSKTNDKLSMVLFNFRADVLWGPHPVKKYINEMEEMSKYIYPGGGTNIANALEKARIILSKSNYPNKHTICITDGRTVNASSCIKEAVRLRRMGVTLSTVAVGDNSDFDLLMRLSKIGNGLFIKINDISNLDKALIMDKLGL from the coding sequence GTGGAGGAGAATGATATTGAGAAGTTCATATCAATGGTACTGAGTAGGGTTTACCAATACTTGGTTAATCACCAGGATGTTGTAAGCCCAGGCTCCGTTAGAAGCTATGAGTATGCGCTTAGGGATATTATGGCAAACATACTCATTAGTGGTGGTGGGAATATTGAGGATAAGTTAATTAGAGTTGGTGTTGAGAACCTCTACACATCAGTAAGTGTTAATAATGGTGCAGATAAGCGTAAAATCCTTGAGGAAGCGTTTAGGTACGCATTGTCCCTCCTTAATGACGTTCATAGACGGAATGAAGATGAAATAAGCTCTGATGAGGAGGAGTTAGTTAGAGGTAATGTAGGTAAGTCACAGTTAAACTCTAGTAGTGATAATAAGGATAGTGGAACTGGTCAATTAATAAACCAGGAATTAGGTACAGGTAATGAATCAAGTGATGATATGGCTAACGTCATATACGATGTGTTTTACGGCAGCGTAGGCACCATGAACTTCATTAACTTGGCTCAATTACTCAACATGTTTGTGAACCCAATGGCGCACATCACCGAGAAAGTTAAGGTACTCAGGAGATTAGCAAAATACCTTGCTAGTTATGGGCTGCTTCCACGTCAAGGCAAGGGTGGTTCAAGGGTCTTTAAGGCGCTTGATAATGTGGCCCGTGAGCCCACGATAGGCAATGCGTTCAGGGTTTCTAGGTTCACTGAGCACTCCAATTACCCAACCTACATAACTGGAGTTAGGGAGTATAAGATTGGTGATCCGGCATATAGGATTGACTTAGATAAGACATCTATGAATATGGTTAGGAAGACATTCCTTAATAAGCCAATGAGTACAAGAGATATTGTTGTTAGGGAATACGCTGACGTTAAATTAATGGATATCGTGCTCTGTCTTGATACGTCTGGGAGCATGAAGGAGTTCAGTGGGGTTTACATGAAAATGGATATAGCTAAGGAGGCGATAGTTAAGTACATAAGGTATTTATCTAAGACTAATGATAAGTTATCAATGGTGTTGTTCAACTTTAGGGCAGATGTATTATGGGGGCCTCATCCAGTTAAGAAGTATATTAATGAAATGGAGGAGATGAGTAAGTATATTTACCCAGGAGGTGGTACAAACATAGCTAATGCGCTTGAGAAGGCTAGGATTATTCTAAGTAAGTCTAATTACCCTAATAAGCACACCATATGTATTACTGATGGTAGGACTGTTAATGCAAGCAGTTGCATTAAGGAGGCTGTGAGACTGAGGCGTATGGGTGTTACCTTATCAACCGTAGCTGTGGGAGATAATAGTGACTTTGATTTGCTCATGAGATTGTCTAAGATTGGTAATGGCTTATTCATAAAGATAAACGACATATCAAACCTAGATAAGGCCCTCATCATGGATAAGCTGGGTCTATAG